The DNA region AGACCCCTTCGGGCAGCCCTGGGTCGTCCGGGCCCTTGCGGCCCACCGGCGCGTGGCATTTCCAGCAGAACCGCTTGTTCTCCGGCACCTGGGGGTCCGGCATCAGGGCGAGGGAGGGGTCCAACGCGGGAGCGGGTTGGATTCGCACCAGGCCGCCGCCGATCAGCCGCTCGGACAACGGCACGGTGACGGTGCGTTCGGCGCGTTTGGCGGGGCCGCTGCTCTCCACCGGCGCGGTGGGGGCCGGCTGGGTGGTGTCGGCGGGGGAGAACGCCTCCGTCATCGCGCTCCCCCTGATGCGGGGCTGTCCAGCGCCAGCGTGCCCCGAGCGCTGGATCGGGGCCGCCGCGGGCGCCCCGCGCCCGCCGCGTCCCCGATCCGCGCGTCCCATGCCCTGCTCATGGCGTCGACGGCTCCTCAGGCGCGTACTCCGGCGTGGCCGGGGGGCGGTTGCACGGGGAGAACTTCAGGTTGTCCCGGCACAAATTCGTCCAGGTGCCGTCAGCCTTGATTTCCTCGATGATCTTGTTGACCACCCGTTCGAGCTCTGCTTCCCCTTTGTGCATGCCCACGCCGTACACCTCGCGGCCCAGTTGCAGCGCGGAGAGGAAATAGAGGTTGGGGTCCTGGTCGTAGAAGCCGTACAGGATGGACTCGTCCGAGCTGATCGCGTCCACCGAGCCTTGTTGGATCGCGACGAGGCAGTCCGCCCAAGTGGTGGTGCCCAGGATCTTGGCCGTGGGGAAAAGATGGTGGAAATGGCCGACCGCCGTCGAGCCCCGAGCCGCGCAGACCGTCGATTCGCCGAGGATCTTGCGATCTGCGAGCGTGGTGGCGTTCGCGTTGGTCGCGGCCATCACGCGTTGGTCGGTCTCGAAGTACGGCTCGGAGAACGTGATCTCCTTCATGCGCTTGCAGTTGATGCTCATCGTTTTGATGACGATGTCCACCGAGTCGTTCTCCAAGGCTGTGGTGCGGCCTGCCGACGAGATGATGCGGTAGTCCACTCGGTTGGGGTCGCCGAGCATGCCCTGCGCGATTTCGCGGGCCATGGCGACGTCGAATCCTTTCATCT from Segniliparus rotundus DSM 44985 includes:
- a CDS encoding glutamate ABC transporter substrate-binding protein produces the protein MSAAALLRALAASLVSAVLAGCSAQGAAVIAQPSVSLPPLLPAGAALLDSAALSESEEGQCAPPLPLRPYSGNHDPIHGGRLDRILQRGKLVVGLDQGTYPFSYRDSATGQMKGFDVAMAREIAQGMLGDPNRVDYRIISSAGRTTALENDSVDIVIKTMSINCKRMKEITFSEPYFETDQRVMAATNANATTLADRKILGESTVCAARGSTAVGHFHHLFPTAKILGTTTWADCLVAIQQGSVDAISSDESILYGFYDQDPNLYFLSALQLGREVYGVGMHKGEAELERVVNKIIEEIKADGTWTNLCRDNLKFSPCNRPPATPEYAPEEPSTP